One Microbacterium sp. zg-B96 genomic region harbors:
- the trxA gene encoding thioredoxin yields MTAKATTTDNWQQDVLDADGPVLVDFWAEWCGPCRMVSPILDEIQSEHPGKITILKLNVDENPELAMKYQITSIPAMKVFRKGEVEKTIIGAKPKFALEQDLASYIG; encoded by the coding sequence GACAACTGGCAGCAGGACGTGCTCGACGCCGACGGCCCCGTGCTCGTCGACTTCTGGGCGGAATGGTGTGGCCCGTGCCGCATGGTCTCGCCGATCCTGGACGAGATCCAGTCGGAGCACCCCGGCAAGATCACGATCCTCAAGCTCAACGTCGATGAGAACCCCGAGCTGGCGATGAAGTACCAGATCACGTCGATCCCCGCGATGAAGGTGTTCCGCAAGGGTGAGGTCGAGAAGACGATCATCGGCGCCAAGCCGAAGTTCGCGCTCGAGCAGGACCTCGCGTCCTACATCGGCTGA
- a CDS encoding tryptophan synthase subunit alpha: MTAHEHNVPRRASLELLRAEATDELSVLVHERLRAGEDPWDFMEDLPSVDELVVLILRAENIAADGGTRPTEARNYRVLRQIALDYPELTRAVWRLLGSEPHRRWDATVRAEAS; encoded by the coding sequence ATGACAGCACACGAGCACAACGTCCCTCGCCGGGCGAGCCTCGAGCTGCTGCGCGCCGAGGCGACGGACGAGCTGTCCGTGCTGGTACACGAACGGCTGCGCGCGGGCGAGGATCCCTGGGATTTCATGGAGGACCTGCCCAGTGTCGATGAGCTCGTGGTGCTGATCCTGCGCGCCGAGAACATCGCCGCAGACGGCGGCACGCGCCCCACTGAAGCGCGCAATTACCGGGTGCTGCGCCAGATCGCCCTGGACTATCCAGAGCTCACCCGCGCGGTGTGGCGGCTGCTCGGGTCCGAGCCGCATCGCCGGTGGGATGCCACGGTGCGCGCCGAGGCATCCTGA